The Thermococcus sp. EP1 sequence TTTCCTTCCGGATAAACCAAGTTTGCTAAAATCTATTATCTCAAAGGCGGAGGAACTCAGTTATCTTCCAAAGGACATAAAGTTCAAAGTAGGCACGAGGTGGAGGCACTCACTAATTTTCTCTAGAGAGTAGAAACCCTTATATCTTGGAATTTCTATAAGCTCATGGCAGATGAGGAGAAAGCACCTCCACTGAGTATTGCGATGAAGAGACGCCCACGGTCTGATGCCGAAATAAAATTAAGGGAATATCACTTCATATCCTCTACGTGAAGAAACAGACATTTCAGGTACTCTGTATCTTTTGAGGCCATTAAAATTGGGTGATCTGGGGCTTGAGTTCTATAGGGCTCTACCATCTTTAGGAATTTACCCGCTTTTGCCGCAGCTGCTATTACCATATCCTTAAACATTTGCATGTCAACGTGTTGGGAGCAGGAAGCCGTTACCAGAATGCCTCCGTCTTTAACAAGTTTCAATCCCTGATAATTTACGTTGAAGTATGCCCTGAGACCTCTTTTTAAGTCCTTTTCATGTTGTACAAATGCGGGAGGATCCAGTATAACTATATCAAACTTTTCTCCTTTCTTTTGCATTTTCTCCATAATGCCAAATGCGGAGCCCACTAAAAAGTCCATCTTATCCTCTACACCATTTAGCTTGGCGTTTTCTTTTGCTTGTTCTATTGCAGCAGGGGATTTGTCTACCGCAACAACTTTTTCGGCACCTGCAACTGCAGCGTGGATAGCAAAACCCCCTGTATAAGTAAATACATCAAGGACTCTTTCTCCACCCTTTATGTATTTTTCCAAAGCGATTCTATTTTCTCTTTGGTCTAGGAAAAATCCTGTTT is a genomic window containing:
- a CDS encoding class I SAM-dependent rRNA methyltransferase — its product is MAKVYIDAQAYRAIEKGAMIIFKKGIVRTEGEIKPGDVVEVYSRGGKFLGKGFANPNSNIMIRLLTKDKDTEINKELFKERIRKANEYRKNILGYNTAYRMVYGEADYLPGLIVDRFNDIASLQISSAGMERFKMDVAEAILEVEPEIETIFEKNTGRSRRREGLPEIERVLLGKEKYRTIIEEGQAKFIVDMRGQKTGFFLDQRENRIALEKYIKGGERVLDVFTYTGGFAIHAAVAGAEKVVAVDKSPAAIEQAKENAKLNGVEDKMDFLVGSAFGIMEKMQKKGEKFDIVILDPPAFVQHEKDLKRGLRAYFNVNYQGLKLVKDGGILVTASCSQHVDMQMFKDMVIAAAAKAGKFLKMVEPYRTQAPDHPILMASKDTEYLKCLFLHVEDMK